The proteins below are encoded in one region of Microbispora sp. NBC_01189:
- a CDS encoding transglycosylase domain-containing protein gives MGNTGEGPAEKGGAGRGPAEGGPGEGSTVAPGAAHGGVAGVAGTGGTGWTGGGGARGDSRDGGGRPERRGRRGRRRLPRVLLVCLATSVAGLVVFLAVVWALTPIPGGTQELATAQGSVIYYRDGRTVLATEGVNRKNVPLARVPKVVRDAVIAAENRTFYQDQGVSVQGTARALWSTVTGRQLQGGSTITQQMVRNYYSGLGQERSVGRKLKEIMIALKVDRSKPKDWVLERYLNTIYFGRGAYGIQAASRAYFDKDVQKLTPAEGAYLAAVIQQPTRFADPTGPALDAVRARWASVIQGMREIGAISREEAGAQTFPTLARQRPPLSLGGQNGYMLAQVRAELNRLGFTDEDINHGGLKVTTTFDKKLMSLAAEAVRSVLPEGTPKKVRTGLAAVDPGTGEVVAFYGGRYETNQYDNAFSAKVQAGSTFKPYTLAAALEAGYGLDTLVYGNSPITIGSASIPNSGGRSYGPAIPLAQATQYSVNTAFVDLGQRIGLDRVVAAARAAGIPETQLAPHAKAATLPLGVASVSAVQQASGFATFAAGGIHREAHVIRSVTDGSGLVRTFAPSGTRAFSENTAADTTYALEQVVLNGTGTAARLWDRPAAGKTGTTDESAAVWFSGYVPQLAVAVDMFRDDNKPVTVPGYGELYGGTLPAEIWKTFVGAAMEGKPVKEFPEPVTWNPYYSWDYSRATPQPSGDPNAIPMDPSATFPPYGPGAHGLPPGAPGDEEQPGGTGQEGPGQDGGGTGGGGTGGGGQEGGANNLRPNTLRPNTLRPDTLRPNGLLPGDLRPNDPGRAGEAGSPPGGPGNGQDAPAPGGADRTGADRTGADRTGAGTGGTSTGGTGTGGRRSTGGAPAGLTP, from the coding sequence CACCGGGGAGGGCCCGGCCGAGAAGGGCGGAGCCGGGCGGGGCCCGGCCGAGGGGGGCCCGGGCGAGGGGAGCACCGTCGCGCCGGGGGCGGCGCACGGCGGCGTGGCCGGCGTGGCCGGGACCGGCGGGACGGGCTGGACGGGCGGTGGCGGCGCACGTGGAGACTCGCGGGACGGTGGCGGACGGCCGGAACGCCGTGGACGCCGTGGACGCCGACGGCTGCCGCGCGTCCTGCTCGTCTGCCTCGCCACCTCGGTCGCCGGGCTGGTCGTGTTCCTCGCCGTCGTGTGGGCGCTGACCCCGATTCCGGGCGGCACCCAGGAGCTGGCGACGGCCCAGGGGTCGGTGATCTACTACCGGGACGGCCGGACCGTCCTCGCCACCGAGGGCGTCAACCGCAAGAACGTGCCGCTCGCGCGGGTTCCCAAGGTGGTCAGGGACGCGGTCATCGCCGCCGAGAACCGCACCTTCTACCAGGACCAGGGCGTCTCCGTGCAGGGCACGGCGCGCGCCCTCTGGTCGACGGTCACCGGCCGGCAGCTTCAGGGCGGCTCCACGATCACCCAGCAGATGGTCCGCAACTACTACAGCGGCCTCGGCCAGGAACGCTCCGTCGGGCGCAAGCTCAAGGAGATCATGATCGCGCTCAAGGTGGATCGCTCCAAGCCGAAGGACTGGGTGCTGGAGCGCTACCTCAACACGATCTACTTCGGCCGCGGGGCGTACGGCATCCAGGCCGCCTCCCGCGCCTACTTCGACAAGGACGTGCAGAAGCTCACGCCGGCGGAGGGGGCCTACCTCGCGGCCGTGATCCAGCAGCCCACCCGTTTCGCGGATCCCACCGGCCCCGCGCTCGACGCGGTCAGGGCGCGGTGGGCGTCGGTGATCCAGGGCATGCGCGAGATCGGCGCGATCAGCCGCGAGGAGGCCGGGGCGCAGACGTTCCCGACGCTCGCCAGGCAGCGGCCGCCGCTGTCCCTGGGCGGACAGAACGGCTACATGCTCGCGCAGGTGCGGGCCGAGCTCAACCGGCTGGGCTTCACCGACGAGGACATCAACCACGGCGGCCTGAAGGTCACCACGACGTTCGACAAGAAGCTCATGTCCCTCGCCGCCGAGGCGGTCAGGTCGGTGCTCCCCGAAGGCACCCCCAAGAAGGTCCGCACCGGCCTCGCGGCCGTCGACCCCGGCACCGGCGAGGTCGTCGCCTTCTACGGCGGGCGGTACGAGACCAACCAGTACGACAACGCCTTCTCCGCCAAGGTCCAGGCCGGGTCGACCTTCAAGCCCTACACGCTGGCCGCGGCGCTCGAAGCCGGCTACGGGCTCGACACGCTGGTGTACGGCAACTCGCCCATCACGATCGGATCCGCGAGCATCCCCAACTCCGGGGGCAGGTCCTACGGCCCGGCCATTCCGCTGGCCCAGGCCACGCAGTACTCGGTCAACACCGCCTTCGTCGACCTCGGGCAGCGGATCGGCCTCGACAGGGTCGTCGCGGCGGCCCGTGCGGCCGGCATCCCCGAGACGCAGCTCGCCCCGCACGCGAAGGCCGCCACGCTGCCGCTCGGGGTGGCGTCGGTGAGCGCCGTGCAGCAGGCCTCCGGGTTCGCCACCTTCGCCGCCGGCGGGATCCACCGCGAGGCCCACGTGATCAGGTCCGTCACCGACGGCAGCGGGCTCGTGCGCACGTTCGCGCCCTCCGGCACCCGGGCCTTCAGCGAGAACACCGCCGCCGACACGACGTACGCGCTGGAGCAGGTCGTGCTGAACGGCACCGGCACGGCCGCGCGGCTGTGGGACCGGCCGGCGGCGGGCAAGACCGGCACCACCGACGAGTCGGCCGCGGTCTGGTTCTCCGGGTACGTCCCGCAACTGGCGGTCGCCGTCGACATGTTCCGCGACGACAACAAGCCGGTGACCGTCCCCGGATACGGCGAGTTGTACGGCGGCACGCTTCCCGCGGAGATCTGGAAGACCTTCGTGGGCGCCGCCATGGAGGGCAAGCCGGTGAAGGAGTTCCCCGAGCCGGTCACGTGGAACCCTTACTACTCCTGGGATTACAGCAGAGCCACGCCACAGCCGAGCGGCGATCCCAACGCCATCCCGATGGACCCCTCGGCCACCTTCCCGCCGTACGGGCCGGGGGCGCACGGGCTGCCTCCCGGCGCGCCCGGAGACGAGGAGCAGCCCGGCGGCACCGGCCAGGAGGGCCCGGGCCAGGACGGCGGCGGCACGGGCGGCGGCGGCACGGGCGGCGGCGGCCAGGAGGGCGGCGCCAACAACCTGCGCCCGAACACCCTGCGTCCCAACACCCTGCGTCCCGACACCCTGCGCCCGAACGGCCTCCTCCCAGGCGATCTTCGCCCGAACGATCCGGGCCGGGCCGGTGAGGCGGGGAGCCCGCCGGGCGGGCCCGGCAACGGGCAGGACGCCCCCGCGCCCGGCGGCGCCGACCGCACGGGGGCCGACCGCACGGGGGCCGACCGTACGGGCGCGGGCACCGGAGGCACCAGCACCGGCGGCACCGGCACGGG